The DNA sequence CCAGCCGGTCGTAGAACCCGAGACCGGCCGCGGACGTCGTCACGCCGTCGGGCATGATCCGCGGCCACGCCACCGAAAACCGGTACGCGTTGAGCCCGAGGCCGGCCAGCAGGCCGATGTCCTCGGGGTAGCGGTGGTAGTGGTCGCAGGCGACCTCGCCGGACGCGCCGTCGAGCACCTTGCCCTCGGTGGCCGAGAAGGTGTCCCAGATGGACGGTCCGCGGCCACCCTCGGTGACGCCGCCCTCGACCTGGTACGACGCGGTCGCCGCGCCCCACCGGAAACCCGCCGGAAACTCCGTCACACTGGCGCCCCTCTCAGGATCCCCCGGACGACGTACCGGCCGAGCAGCAGGAACGCCGCGATGACGGGCAGCACGCCCACGGTCGCGCCGGTCAGCATCAGCGCGTAGTCGGTGTAATAACCGCTGGCCAGCTGCGACAGCGCGACCTGCACGGTCGGCGTCTCGTTGGGGTCGAGTACCACCAGCGGCCAGAAGTAGTCGTTCCACGTCGCCATGAACGTGAGCATCGCGAGCACCGCGGCCTGCGGGCGCAACGACGGGACCGCGACGTGCCAGTAGGTGCGCAGGATCGAGCAGCCGTCGACGGTCGCCGCGTCGACGAGGTCGGCGCTGATCGCATTCTCGCAGGCCTGCCGCATCCAGAACACGCTGAACGCGCTGACCAGGCCGGGCACGATCACCGCTTCG is a window from the Amycolatopsis sp. NBC_00355 genome containing:
- a CDS encoding carbohydrate ABC transporter permease: MTARRRPGAWVYALLIGVLGASMFPLYWSFVVSTRDNSAIGETSPLLLPGGHLFENVRRVFDTVDFWLAIGNSLIVSGTVMVSNVVLASLAGFAFARLRFPGRNTLFLLVVGSAMVPAQLGVIPLYLVVGDLGWYGRLEAVIVPGLVSAFSVFWMRQACENAISADLVDAATVDGCSILRTYWHVAVPSLRPQAAVLAMLTFMATWNDYFWPLVVLDPNETPTVQVALSQLASGYYTDYALMLTGATVGVLPVIAAFLLLGRYVVRGILRGAPV